A segment of the Triticum urartu cultivar G1812 chromosome 1, Tu2.1, whole genome shotgun sequence genome:
AAggtcggcggtggcggcgctatCTGCGTCGTTCCTTTCTTGAAGGCATCACCGTGGAGAAGTTCAAGGCCACTCTCTGCTACCTCCGagggaaaccctagatcggatgaTCGGATGACGGCGGCGCTCTGGTGTCATTCCTCCCTTgggggcgtcattcttggaggtACACACATGATCGAGGGACCAGAAGACGGAttctttggtggagcggtgcttcatcctacACACTGATGGCAACAGATCTTGACGGTGTGGTGCAGTGCAGATTCGGAGTTCGCTGTGGAAGGATAGATTCGGGAAGGAGGACGACGCTGTcgggcgtcgtggtggcgtcgatggcagagagACCTAACACGGTACATGCAACAGTACAACTCTGAAAATGGATTGGTGGCAgatggctgcggcggcctcatacccggcaggcgtcctggttgaggagtgcgccggaTTGATAGGTGCCCCATACCCGACAGGCGTCCTGATTAGGACCTCAGGTTTTAGATGTTTAGATTTGGTTGTGATGTCTGTTTagtattaggcccagactatctGCGCTCTTTCATCAATTGGATAGGTGTAGTGACAATTGTTGCTTAGATggtggctttagtcttactgttgtataATTTTGTAAGATCTTGTGATAATAATTAATAAAGTGACTATATGCATCACCTAAATACAGAGACCGGGGGTCATCCTCGTACCCTAGAATGGATGTAAAGTCAAGCAAATTGCTTCCACGCCGAGAAACGATATGATCTGATTTTACTGGGTTAGCTACTACCATAAATTTATTCTGCAACAAAATTAGCCCTAAGTCAAAGGATCATTGCCCTTTTAATTGATTTTCTCCTTTCCCTGTAGTTAGTTATTTAAATTAACAAGTCTGTCCTTCTCGCACGAGTTCTTCATTGGATTTGTTTAACTGAACTGAAAAATCCAGATCAGCTAGAATACCTTTTAAAATTCTTTGAACAATGATTGAGTAATACATCATTTCACCCGGAAAAAAAACAGCCTTTACCATTTCTTCATCACTAATCCATAGAAAAAGAAGAGATGCAGTGTATGGCACAACCCCAGTTGCACCAACAGACCAAGCAGGAGTTCAGGTTCAGTGTATGTTGCTTAGATTCCCGGCATCTTTTAGCTCCCGCCATGTAAGATTCCGGTCGATCGGAATTTGAAACCCGGCGACTAATCCGTGGAACGCATTTGTTTACGTGATCCGGAAggagcaaggccgagctcttgagAACGAGGCTTGGATCGAGTTGACCAATGGCTCCGTCGCCTACTTGCACCACGTCGCTGTCGCGCACTGCTGTGCCGCCCCGTCTGGCTTTCTCCTCCCACGGCGACGCGCCACCGTCCCCAAAGTCGCCTCCTCATACTACAAGGCTGCAAGCACATAGCTGTTGCCGCCCGCCCTCTCAGCCGCGCGAGACATCGAGCTCCACGTACGTACGGGGCGATCGAGGAGGATCAGCTGGCTAGCTCGGGTGGAGACGACCGGTGGATggaggctgcggcggcggcggaggagaaggTGTTCGTCGCGGTGCCGGCGGAGCCCAGGGCGGGGCAGTCGACCCTGGCGTGGGCTCTCCGCCATCTCTACGGCGGCGCCGGCACCACGATCGTCGTCACGCACGTGCACGTCCCGCCGCAGATGATCCCCATCAGTACGTGCGTCGTGCGTTCCTTCATCTCCGAGTACATCGTTGAGCTCTGCTCTCCTAGCTACTGCGGGTCTCATCACATGTTTGTTTTGATCCTCTCCTAAAATCTCAGTGGGGGTCAAGTTCCACGCCGATAAGCTGAGCCCCGAGCCGGTGCGCGCGTTCAGAAGGGCGGAGCGCGAGAGGGCCCACGAGATGCTGGACGACTACATCCACCAGTGCTCACAAATCAAGGTGCCATTTGCTTAATCTCTTCATCCTTTCGAGAGAGAAAAAAGCTCCCCTTCTTCTGTACTATAATGTGCACAATGTCTGCAAATTCCAGGTGAAATGCGAGAAGCTGGTGATCGAGCAGGAAGACGCCGCATCCGGTCTCGTCGAGCTCATTCGGCTCCGTCGGATCACCAAGCTCGTGATCGCGGCCGCCGAAGACAAGCACTACTCGAAGTATGATGTCTGTCAGGGCAGAACTCTGTTTCTTGCACATACAGACATGCTCTGTGTTTTCTTTCCTTTCCTTTTCCGTTTGGGGTAGGAACAGGGAGTTCTGAAACATGTAAACTTCCACGTTTATAATTTTTCATTTCCGGTTTCAGAAAGCTCGACAAGCCTGTGTCCAAGACAGCGACAGAAATAATGGAGAGAGCTGATCCATCATGCAAGATTTGGTTCGTCTGCAAGGAGCAGTTAGTCTGCACCAGGTAAGCTTTTTTAATCTGATTTGTTACTAGTAGCTTTCCGATTTCTCGTGGCTAATGCATTATGGATGGCAGAGTTCCAAATATCACAGACTCTCTTACGAATTTTATATCAGTAAATTGACTCAGTTATGCATTGCAGGACCAAGGAAGTACAAATTGCACCATTAACTGTTGCTGCACCTTTGCTCCCTAGTCCTGGCCATGAAGCTCAGCATTTGCAATCTCCCCAGGAAGAGGTGCATCAGATCATGCAATCTCATCTTCTAATTTCCAGCACCttttttttctttaaaaaatGACAGGATTCATCATCGTGCTTCTTAATTCATTGTTTTTTTAACGTTTGTAGGGTGACACCGAGATGGAACCGAGTTTCGACGATGAGCTCGAAGAGGCACGCAAAGCCGTCGGGGAGCTGATGAGAAGGGCTCTGAAAGAATCCTGCAGGCGCCAAAAGGCAGAAGAAGAAATGGCCACATCTCTCCAGAAAGTAACTCCTTGATCAGAATTTGTATCAGAACCAAAAAGAGCTTCAGTGCAAAATTCAACTTGCATTGTATTTTCTTCAGAGTTTGATCGGAGCTTTGAACCTTGCAGGCGCAAGAACACGAGCAGCTGTACCTTGAAGAGGTGAAGAAGAGGGAGGAGCTCGAAGCAGCCCTGGCGAGAGCAGACAGAGAAATCGCGCGGCTACGACAGGCAATCCAGCAAAAACACGACCGGGGAGGCAGTCACGGCGAGATCGATTCTTGAACAGCACATCGTCGTCACAGGCGACGACGCGACAAAACCCAGCTTCggcgccgcagccgccgccgggCAATTTCAGAGCAGCGGCGGGGTAAGCCGACGGAGCCTTTTCCGTGGTGAAGGGTGATGGCAATGCCGCAGTGGTGGAAGAGAGCTGGACACTGCTCAGCAGGAGGACTGGGAAGGTGCCCGATGAGGACGGGGCGCCGATGCGGTCAGCCGCTGGCTCGCGCGCTCTGGGTTTTGCGCCGCGGCAGTGCTCTGTTTCCTTGTGACTCGAATGCAGCGAAGGCGGTACCGTGCTCATTTTGGTACCTACGCAAGTACAGCATATACTCACCAGGCTAAACGCTGAGAGGGCAGGGATTAGGTGCAATTTTACTGTTTAGCGTGCGAGGACAGAAATTAGGTGCAGTTTCAATGTCCTCAAATGTTGTTGTTTCTGTTGAAACCAAAATTTTAAGATACATTCCTACGATTGATTAGTACAGTATAACATAAAAAAATTCATCTATTCCCTTATTACCTTCAAGATTTAAGCATATTATAATCCCCTTCCTTGTTTCTAGAAGCAAGAAGTCATAGTAtccatatactccctcctttccggtttatagggcttatctcaaaattttagttttttcattttataaggctcaatttggttgttctccatcacatgttcagacttcaaggtgcattaaatcattgcatgcaagtattaagagaaaactgaccaatacatgcactttatgcatgcatgcatgcattgcaattaatgcattcataaacataattttttgaggaaaacaagagcattaattggatgcttttgcaaactacaaaaaatatttcaccactcatcatctaccttgattggtgagatttttgaattgagccttaggctagtcatagtgggagtaacttagatagtaacatagcgcacttcaagaaatttttgcttatgtggcaagtatttAATGTGAGGTGGTAACATAATACTTCCTCCGTCATGGTTTAGAAGGCACGCTTGGAAATTCTCTAGGACCTAGGTGGTTATCTATTGGTTGTGAGATGGGATTAAAAATAGCATTCACACTACGCATGCATATAGAAATAGTATACGGAGTACTAATTAGCTACTAGAAATAAATGCAATGCGCCCTAAACCTTGTCTATTATGAAAACGCACGCAAATTTAATTATGCCTTCTAAACcgtgacggagggagtatgttacTGTAATATAGCGCTTcccaagacaagatgagtctacaagctaataaatgaatCTATCTATGACACTATTAtcatgttactttgcattatgaaggtagtaacttagactagtgtcatgcatatgacactagtctaagttactccccactatgaccagccttataaaccggaaaggagggagtacaaTCATTGACATCGTCTTACCTTGCAAGAGTTAATACTCGTTTTTTTAAACACCATTTATTGTAATTAATTAACAAAAGATTATTGCAATCATTCATTACAAAATTAGCCACGCAAAGCGGAACACTATTAAGAGGAATCCATCGGGGCCGCTAATAAAGCTAAACTTCGCAATCtcgtgtgccaccttattggcaAGCTGATTATTTTTCACAATTTTAAAATCCCGCATATGCCTGAAGATACTCAAGGCCTCTTTCTTCAGGTCAACAAGGGGAGACCTACTAAGCTTCTCatttgcaagcaagaatatcaaAAGCACAGTCAGTCTCCAAAATAATAGACTGGTGGAGGGTAATACCAAGCACAAAGCTCAACTTCATTCACGGTGATACACTGATCAAAAAAGTCCCACGAGGAGATGATAACTATGCCAGAGGAGTTTCTAGCAACCACCCACACATTGACCGCATTAATACTCGCCACAAAGCTGGTGTCGACATTGCTCTTGATAAAATCGGCAGTGGGAGGTTTCCACCATACATGATCTTTAAACGGTCTAATGTGCTGCTATAACCCCTCCCACCTTCTCTTACCTTTGTTAATGTAAATCCAACTCAATAATATCATGACAGGGCGCGAAAGAGGACCAACTTAGGCGACAAAATTTACGAAGACAATAATGGATTCCTTCCCCTTCTCAAAAATTAAATCATTTCTCAAATGCGAGGCCCGCCAGAAGAGaaacaagatttgctctcattgatGCAAGCTCAACTGATTCGGTCCCGAGAATTGAAATCTCTTCATCAAGAATATTCCATGAATCTCTCAAAGCCAATCACAAAGCACGAGCCTTTGAACAACTTAGGAGTGCATGAAAAGTGCTTTCATCTTCTACACCATAAATAAAGCGCATACTCCCTCTctctaggtgaataagtcgtcTTAGGTTGTGCATCATGACCAAGAaagaggggaaaacgagagaacttaatgtttatttgctaattaatagcattgcatgcaatgaactaaccactgcatgtcgtatTTGGTAGTCTCGAGTCATTGAAAACATGCATgccccacatctcttattggttgatatgtcaagaaacaagaaacgaggtgggagttaatgcaccgcacctaagtgttttgggattatttggttttcgtaaggtgacttatgCACCTAGACGAATAGACTACCTGAAATAGCCTGGTGGTGTTTAACTATTAATTTGGACCGCCAAGCTATAGGCTGTGGGACACCATGCAGAAATCCTGATCTTCTAGAGAATATTAGCCTTCCAAATTAAATTTCAAAGCCTTCTTTACCCCATTTGGATCGCTACTAGATTGGCCCAATGTGTCCTTAGTATCCATCAAATTAAGCGCAAAATTGTACACACTTTTAAGAATAATATACTGCTTTTCTTATAGTGCCACACAAATAAAATCTCCACCCCCAGAGGTTTGAATACGAATCTTTAGAATCATCTCTGCATCGTGGGGATAGAAAAGATACTTAACCAATTTTCATCCCAACATTTCCCTCGGCTGAAGAATAAATCAGAGACCCACTTCAACCTAGTATTATGCCTTTTAGCTAAAGTTTTTAGGTCAGAGCTCCTTGTAATCAATTATCCCACCAAATATTAATATTGCTTCCATTATACACCCGTCAAATTACACCCTTATTTAACATATGTAGCCCATGCATAATACATTTCCAAGTCACGGATGCATAATGCGGAAACACTTTATTAAGAATATAATCTCAAGGATAATACTTTGCCTTCATCATCTCTGCACAAACGCAACGCCGGTTTAACCAATAAAGCTTGGTTAAATAATCTGAGATCACGAAATCCTATGCCACCATTACCTTTAGGCCTCGTTAATTTGTCCCACACTAAGCAATGTGTTTTCCTTCTATCGTTCTCATCTCCCCACAAAAAATCCTAATAATCTAGGATAGCTCCTCACAAAGGGAAGCCGGAAGTTTGAATATTCCCATAGAATACACAAGTAGGGCATGAATGACTGATTTACTAAATCTTCCTTAGCCCCACAAGAAGCATACTTTTCAATCCAGACCGAGAGCCTTTTCAACACCTTTTCGTTAGTGGATTGAAACTTACCAGCATTCATTCTTCCCTCTAGGACCGACAATCCAAGATATTTATCCTTAAACCCATACATCGTAATTTTTAAAATTACCATTGTAGCCACTTGATTCTTCAAGCCACACCTTTTCCcaaacaacatggaacaattaCTTAATAATTGCCCAGTCCCTTTCTCATACACCGTCAGAATATTTTTAATGGCTAATGCATAATCAAAGTTGACCTTGAAAGACTGTCATCTACGAACACAAGTGAGAAATACCAGGAGCTTGTctattcaaaaaaaattccttaAGAGCACCCCTGGCACAAGCATCATTAAGCAGCAAAGAAAGTGCCTTAGCTACAAATAGGAATAAATATGGAGATAACCGATATACCTGCCCGAGCCCTAGAGTAGGTGAAAACGACTCCAATAATTGACCAATTAAACGCCAAATTTCATCAATGTAACACACGTCATAATCCAATTAATCCAACATGGTGCAAAGCCCAAAGCCCCATCACACATTGCAAGAAATGCCAATCCACACGGTCGTAAGCTTTAGCCAAATCCAATTtataagtagaaaatttccctcttAAATCTTTAAGCGTACTCAAAGAATGCACACATTCAAAAGCTATGAGAGCATTATCAGAAATTAAGCTTTCCAAAAATATACATGCTTTTAATAGGGGATATAATACCAAAAAGAGCGGACGCGGTTTGGTTACAAGACACTTGGAGACAATCTTGTAGATAACATTGTACAAACTGATCGGCCTGAAATCCTTAATTGATTGTGGATTCTTAACTTTTGGGATGTGAACAATAGTTGTATCATTAATCCCCTCGTGCATTTTTCCAGAAATAAAAAACTGCTAAACACCCTTAACAATATCCTCTTTTATCCAACCCCAATACCGCTATTAATACTCGTATTTTGTTTTAGTGTAAGCCTTCGTCGTCTACTTTACTCATTGCTTAGATACATCGTTTACAAGTTTaggaaacaaaaataaaaagggtTCATCAACCCAATTACAATTACAAACCACATTTTTAATATAATAGTTATATGTAGCAATCTCGTGAGGGGCACCGTTAGCTTCCCTTGGACAGTGTTCAAATCTCACACTTCCAATTTCTCTACCAATATCAACAAAATGTACATGTATAACATGAGCTTCATTCCATCATTGATCACGATGAATTCAAGCATCAATTACCTTAATGTTATCCGACTCAACTTGAACTGAGTTACATCCAATATGTGAAGCCAATGGGAGACCGTGGCGTATGTCTAGAGCTTCAGTCGTAGTAACCGAAGGTACATGTGATAATATCTAGATGGAGGATGTGATTAATTTTTCATTCATGTCCCCGAGAATAGCTCCAACCGCACCATTGCATTCATCAATTTGAAATGCGGCATCCACATTGAGTTTTACAAAACCCACGTCAAGTTTGGACCATTGAATCACCTGATCAAGAGAACTTTTCATCTCATGAAATGGTTCCTCCCCTCCTTTCAAGCGAGACCCACGATAGGGTTTCTCTGCCTCCCGCCGGTGCCACTGCTGATCTTCCTCGTCTCCTGTGGCCTTAGGGCCACGAAGGCGCGGTAGATCCAGGCATACGCCGATGGGAGGGCTCAGAGTCTGTTTTTAGATTTTTTAGGTTGCTTAGGGTTTGTGTCCGACTCAGGAAGATGAGGTGCGTGACAGCTCCCTGAAGAAGGAATAAGGTCTTCCCCGCTCAGCCCCATCTCGGTGGTGCGTCTAGCGTTGTCGGAGGGCGTTTGGAGGCGTGTCTCTGGTGGATCTCGTGGGATTATGTTGGCATTTGTCTTCGATGGATCTGCTTGGATCCGGTCTTCGCTTGTCCGTGTTTGTATGTCTTCGGGATCCTTATGATCTATGCCCCTCTTCATCAGATTTTGGTTGATGTTCTGGTGTGCTGGTCCTTTGGggtcttagcacgacgactttccGACTCTCTATGACAAAAAGGTTTGCCCGGCTCTGGTGAAGGAGGGGAGATAACGGCGGCACGCCTTCGGCTCActtcagtgcttgtagttgtTGCTAGATGGTCTATAGATATGGATGTAATGTCTATTGCTTATTATATTGTTTGTACTGCCGTGATGTTTGATGAATAGATCCGAAGTTTTTCCCAAAAAAAGAATCATCAGATCATTAGCCCTTCCTCTAATCTTCTTTAGGTGGCGCATATTGTTGGCAATGATCGAGAAGATAAAAATTAAGCATCGGTGGATGGGTAGAATGATTGCCCGATGAGTTGTTTGTCTTCATATCCACCAGAAATACCAATAGGTCACCACAACTATTCCTTGCGGTTAGATCATAAAATTTTGACGGCTCATAACAATTAGTAAGCTTGTTAAAAGAGCTTACATGTATTATCTATTTTTCATGACACAGTCGAAACCCTTTCTTTGAGTGGACACAACGAAAATAGAACTAAAAAGTTGTTAGCACTACTCTTGTCATGATGTATCAACATGTTTAGTTTCGAGTTTTGCATTTAGTTAGATGGTCTAGGGCGCTGTTTGTCAGGTGAAGCTTCAACTCAGCATGGGGAGAGACGAGATGCCAAGCTACCATGCGATGTTGTAAGAGGGCGAGATGTTGTGATGTCGTGGGAGGCAGCAGAAGCGTGACGGATTGCATCAGGTTGAGTCAGGTGACCTGACATGTCATTTAGTTTGCTGCAACCGTGAGAATCGGTGAGTTAGTTAGCTGAATAAGTGGGTAGTTGCACATGTGGAGTGGAGCATAGAAAACGGATCGTGGCATTGGCCCCTGCTATTTCGGCGGATTATCTTCCGAGCTATATGAACTCTCTTGCCTTATCTATGAGGTTTAGCATAGAGGATATTATTAAATGAAAAATGCCAGTGAAGGAGGACGTCCAGAGCATTCAAGCCAGTGTGTTCACCAAGGTTTTTCCTTGGCCTCCATCGCCGGCGAACCGGGTGGCACTTTCCGTTGATGGAGCATTCTCTTCGGCTGATGGCACGACAACGGCAGGGATGATCTTGAGGAGACAGGATGGTtctatctgttggggaacgtagtaatttcaaaaaaattcctacgcacacgcaagatcatggtgatgcgtagcaacgagaggggagagtgtcgtccatgtaccctcgtagaccgtaagcggaagcgttataagaacgtggttgatgtagtcatacgtcttcacgatctgattgatccaagtaccgaacgtacggcacctccgagttcagcacacgttcagctcggtgacgtcccatgaactccgatccagcagagcttcgagggagagttccatcagcacgacgacgtgatgacggtgatgatgatgctatcgacgcagggcttcgcctaagcaccgctacgatatgaccgaggtggattatggtggaggggggcaccgcacacggctaaaagatcaactgatcaacttgtgtgtctatggggtgccctcctcccccgtatataaaggagtggaggaggggaagaGGCCGACCCTCCTAGGCACGCCCCAAgcggagtcctactcccaccaggagtaggactccaacccttccaagagtaggagtaggagagagggaaggagtagagagggggaaggaaaggggggcgcccccctccttgtccaattcggactagagggagagggggcgcgcggcctgccctggccgcccctcctcttctccactaaggcccaataggcccattacactcaccggggggttccggtaaccccctcaGTACTCCGGTATTTGTCCGAACTTGTCCGGAACCCTTCCTaagtccaaacatagtcatccaatatatcgatctttatgtctcgaccatttcgagactcctcgtcatgtccgtgatcatatccgggacttcgaactaccttcggtacgtcaaaacacataaactcataataccgatcatcaccgaacgttaagcgtgcggaccctacgggttcaagaactatgtagacatgaccaagactcacctctggtcaataaccaatagcggaacctggatgctcatattggctcctacatattctacgaagatctttatcggtcaaaccgcataacaacatacgttgttccctttgtcatcggtatgttacttgcccgagattcgatcatcggtatcctcatacctagttcaatctcgttataggcaagtctctttacttgttccgtaatgcatcatcccacaactaactcattagtcacaatgcttgcaaggcttatagtgatgtgcattaccgagagggcccagagatacctctccgacaatcggagtgacaaatcctaatctcgatctatgccaactcaacaagcaccatcggagacacctatagagcacctttataatcaccctgttacgttgtgacgtttggtagcacacaaagtgttcctccggtactcgggagttgcataatcccatagtcataggaacatgtataagtcatgaaaaagcaatagcaacaaactaaacgatcatcgtgctaagctaacggatgggtcaagtcaatcacatcattctctaatgatgtgatcccgttaatcaaatgacaactcatgtctatggttaggaaacataaccatcattgattcaacgagctagtcaagtaaaggcaaactagtgacactctatttgtctatgtattcacacatgtactaagtttccggttaatacaattctagcattaataataaacatttatcatgatataagaaaatatttattattgcctctagggcatatttccttcagtctcccacttgcactagagtcaataatatagattacacagtaatgattctaacacccatggagtcttggtgttgatcatgttttgctcgtgagagaggcttagtcaacgggcctgtgacattcagatccgtatgtatcttgcaaatccctatgtctccctccttgacttgatcgcggatggaattgtagcgtctcttgatgtgcttggttcttttgtgaaatatggattcctttgcccaggcaattgcaccagtattgtcacaaaagattttcattggacccgatgcactaggtatgacacctagatcggatatgaactccttcatccagactccttcatttgctgcttccgaagcagctatgtactctgcttcacacgtagatcccgtcacaacgcttagaactgcaccaactgacagctccaccattcaataaaaacacgtatccgatttgtgacttagagtcatccggatcagtgtcaaatcttgcatcgatgtaaccatttacgacgagctctttgtcacctccataaacgagaaacatatccttagtccttttcaggtatttcaggatgttcttgaccgctgtccagtgatccactcctagattactttggtacctccctgctaaactaatagcaaggcacaaatcaggtctggtacacagcattgcatacatgatagagcctatggctgaagcatagggaccatctttcattttctctctatcttctgcagtggtcgggcattaaGTCTGaatcaacttcacaccttataacacaggcaagaaccctttctttgcttgatccattttgaaccttttcaaaactttatcaaggtatgtgctttgtgaaagtccaattaggcgtcttgatctatctctatagatcttgatgcccaatatataagcagcttcaccgaggtctttcattgaaaaactcttattcaagtatccttttatgctatccagaaattctatatcacttccaatcaacaatatgccatccacatataatattagaaatgctacaaagctcccactcactttcttgtaaatacagacttctccaaaagtctgtataaaaccatatgctttgatcacactatcaaaactttcattccaactccgaggtgcttgcaccagtccatagatggaccgctggagcttgcacactttgttagcaccctttggatcgataaaaccttcaggttgcatcatatacaactcttcttccagaaatccattcaagaatgcagtctttacatccatttgccaaatttcataatcataaaatgcggcaattgctaacatgattcggacgaacttaagcatcgctacgggtgagaaggtctcatcgtagtcaactcctt
Coding sequences within it:
- the LOC125533832 gene encoding U-box domain-containing protein 33-like → MEAAAAAEEKVFVAVPAEPRAGQSTLAWALRHLYGGAGTTIVVTHVHVPPQMIPIMGVKFHADKLSPEPVRAFRRAERERAHEMLDDYIHQCSQIKVKCEKLVIEQEDAASGLVELIRLRRITKLVIAAAEDKHYSKKLDKPVSKTATEIMERADPSCKIWFVCKEQLVCTRTKEVQIAPLTVAAPLLPSPGHEAQHLQSPQEEGDTEMEPSFDDELEEARKAVGELMRRALKESCRRQKAEEEMATSLQKAQEHEQLYLEEVKKREELEAALARADREIARLRQAIQQKHDRGGSHGEIDS